Proteins encoded within one genomic window of Bacillus sp. F19:
- a CDS encoding oxidoreductase: MSKKTVLITGASSGFGMLAAHELAKAGYHVIATMRNLEKKAGLMKSILDDGLDENVTLLELDVTSTDSIQALKDFLNETGKIDILINNAGYAFGGFGEEITADEYREQFETNFFGVIAVTQAVLPFMRSQRSGKIINMSSISGLIGFPGLSPYVSSKHALEGFSESLRLEVKPFGIDVILVEPGSFSTNIWTTGKRVSPVSMEASSPYFEYMIGIEDELKRGREKLGNPGEVAALIVKLCKKKTGVKLRYTVGKGVRFSLFLKRILPWSVWESIIIGKLLPNKK, translated from the coding sequence ATGTCAAAAAAAACAGTGCTTATTACCGGGGCTTCAAGCGGGTTTGGCATGCTTGCAGCACATGAACTTGCAAAAGCCGGATATCACGTGATAGCCACAATGAGAAATCTGGAAAAAAAAGCGGGACTGATGAAGTCCATACTGGATGATGGCCTTGATGAAAATGTGACATTGCTTGAGCTTGATGTCACGTCCACTGACTCCATTCAGGCGCTTAAAGATTTTTTGAATGAAACAGGCAAAATAGACATTCTCATCAATAACGCTGGATATGCATTTGGCGGCTTCGGCGAGGAAATTACAGCTGATGAGTACAGAGAGCAATTTGAAACTAACTTTTTTGGTGTGATTGCCGTTACACAGGCTGTCCTTCCTTTTATGCGATCCCAGCGAAGCGGCAAGATTATTAATATGAGCAGCATAAGCGGATTGATCGGCTTTCCGGGACTGTCGCCGTATGTTTCGTCAAAGCATGCACTTGAAGGCTTCAGTGAAAGCCTTCGCCTTGAAGTGAAGCCTTTCGGCATTGATGTTATTTTGGTGGAGCCCGGGTCTTTTTCTACAAATATTTGGACAACAGGCAAGAGAGTTTCCCCTGTCTCAATGGAAGCAAGTTCTCCGTATTTTGAATATATGATTGGAATAGAAGATGAGCTTAAACGGGGAAGAGAAAAACTTGGAAATCCAGGCGAGGTTGCTGCACTCATTGTAAAGCTTTGTAAAAAAAAGACTGGTGTTAAACTGAGATACACGGTTGGAAAAGGGGTCCGTTTTTCTCTATTCTTAAAAAGAATTCTTCCATGGAGTGTGTGGGAATCGATCATCATTGGAAAACTGCTGCCCAATAAGAAATAG
- a CDS encoding DUF3472 domain-containing protein yields MKGTFLAIGLTVSALLAFPSLSHAASADNVYLGPLKSVESDIVMSDWSPTITAPYTYWATQNWNQGAEGGGYAGFQQQDDRAWANRTVHFALWDPMAVQAPIVSLYSHPDAKVERFGGEGTGLKVMTPYEWDLSKWYRMVIKRWDMQDGTHFGQWVKDVSSDKWALITEVAYPVKDVNFGGRFTLFQEDWAGTAENARGARTKNGYNRSIDGTWNSWDKQTMSTNSSNTNWAGGATEEYFWYQSGGTTIPNLANPTTLTISQPAEPELDDIEIDSVKAITKNKKVHISWQLKESSSPQFEYEITIVETENQTQAASVTNIDTKSNSEILIASLDKKKTYNAELKITDIFGQQKTITKQIIQKQ; encoded by the coding sequence ATGAAAGGAACATTTTTGGCTATAGGGCTTACAGTATCAGCCCTGTTAGCATTTCCATCGTTATCTCATGCAGCATCTGCTGATAATGTTTATTTAGGACCTCTAAAGAGTGTTGAGTCTGATATCGTCATGAGTGATTGGTCACCAACTATTACTGCGCCTTATACATATTGGGCCACTCAAAACTGGAATCAAGGTGCAGAGGGCGGCGGATATGCAGGCTTTCAGCAGCAGGACGATCGGGCTTGGGCAAACAGGACCGTACATTTTGCATTATGGGACCCAATGGCTGTTCAAGCTCCCATTGTTTCCTTATATTCTCACCCTGATGCAAAAGTCGAGCGTTTTGGCGGAGAAGGAACAGGATTAAAGGTAATGACACCATATGAATGGGATCTTTCAAAATGGTATCGAATGGTTATCAAACGATGGGATATGCAGGATGGCACTCATTTTGGGCAATGGGTAAAAGATGTCAGCTCTGATAAATGGGCTCTCATCACAGAAGTAGCCTATCCCGTTAAAGATGTGAATTTTGGCGGACGATTCACTCTTTTCCAAGAAGATTGGGCTGGCACTGCAGAGAACGCAAGAGGTGCACGCACAAAGAATGGCTACAATCGATCAATTGATGGAACGTGGAATTCCTGGGATAAGCAGACAATGTCAACTAATAGCTCGAATACAAATTGGGCAGGAGGAGCAACCGAAGAATACTTTTGGTATCAATCTGGCGGAACAACCATTCCTAACCTTGCCAATCCGACGACTTTAACTATCAGCCAGCCAGCAGAACCAGAACTTGATGATATCGAAATCGATTCTGTTAAAGCTATAACTAAAAATAAAAAAGTGCATATAAGCTGGCAGCTGAAAGAATCCAGTTCTCCGCAATTTGAATATGAAATCACAATTGTCGAAACTGAAAATCAAACACAAGCAGCATCAGTGACGAATATTGATACAAAGTCTAATTCAGAAATATTGATAGCCTCATTAGATAAAAAGAAAACATATAACGCTGAGCTTAAAATTACGGATATTTTTGGTCAGCAAAAAACAATAACAAAACAAATCATCCAAAAGCAGTAA
- a CDS encoding DUF624 domain-containing protein has protein sequence MMTSRMLLLGSYKLCEKIMIAAYLNVLWIIFTAGGFIVFGIFPSTVGLFTVIRKMILYKDHDIKIFSEYWRAVKKEFVKSNAMGILLTLITLLLWLNFQLLQIIDGIPHLILLLVICMIGMIWVILLLYWIPIYVHFELPIRNVLSAAFLVGLSNPLYTILMILGLSVLYMILLIVPGLFPFFSISVSVFLIMQLALKAFERNQKITFRNEEKK, from the coding sequence ATGATGACTTCAAGAATGCTGTTGCTGGGAAGCTATAAGCTCTGTGAAAAGATTATGATAGCAGCCTATCTAAATGTTCTATGGATTATATTTACAGCAGGCGGCTTCATTGTATTCGGAATCTTCCCTTCTACTGTAGGACTATTTACAGTTATTAGAAAAATGATTCTTTACAAAGATCATGATATTAAAATATTCAGCGAGTATTGGAGAGCAGTAAAAAAAGAGTTTGTGAAATCGAATGCTATGGGCATTCTATTAACCCTTATCACATTGCTTCTTTGGCTAAACTTTCAGCTGCTTCAAATCATCGATGGAATACCACATCTCATACTTCTACTGGTCATATGCATGATTGGAATGATTTGGGTCATTCTCTTACTCTATTGGATTCCAATATATGTACATTTTGAACTGCCTATTCGGAACGTTTTGAGCGCAGCTTTTCTGGTTGGTTTATCCAATCCTCTTTATACAATCTTAATGATTTTAGGGTTATCCGTACTGTACATGATTCTGCTTATCGTACCTGGTTTATTTCCCTTTTTTTCAATCAGCGTCTCTGTCTTCCTCATCATGCAGCTTGCTCTTAAAGCCTTTGAACGGAATCAAAAAATCACTTTCAGAAATGAGGAAAAGAAATGA